One part of the Mariniblastus fucicola genome encodes these proteins:
- a CDS encoding diguanylate cyclase: MALSIGIGCASLIWIAAAIGLVPDPALEQGRSRIGTARTLAVNVATYAENRRQVNLKKLLERTVESDDNIVSIGVRRTNSEQHLMTFGPHVEYWNLDHRNDAAKQISVEILASEQPWGELEIVFAPYQFSGNILWLSFPFGLVAFVFTASSLFAWVILSKSLKYLNPSNVVPSRVRSALDTLAEGLVLLDGNGEIAHANESFKKITSSIGEDILGRKIGDFGWQKEATELDEGMPWELCLEDQQRVARHVLSLTLPDSTLKKFAVNATPIYNGEEKVRGVLVSFDDVTALENKNSELAKIIGSLRSSRDEVARQNERLNFLASYDPLTKCMNRRSFFDQFEKYWNDEDCKLLNLLMLDIDFFKNINDTHGHSIGDEVLVLMGHLLRESVGDRGIVCRYGGEEFVVLIPSITVDQCESFANDLRQLIEQSETSGVKFTASLGLSCRQFIPMDAQHLLDQADESLYLAKGSGRNKVVRFDKRLEYKELIDKAAVAEAEQGKEIPYTAVTGLLSALSFRCPRTAEHSIRVADMSVIVGEQLMNRRELYQLEVAALLHDVGKIGVPDSILHKPGPLTKEEWVVMRKHDDIGAEIVRSALSSEKIAHYIESHHQEFSADDVGTDTVMLMPLASRIMTVCDAFDAMTNDRVYRPAMSEDEALQELERNSPGQFDPQVVSILCEHVRSGVHKPKSEVGRPVFSTQQANAIGEHIEELYVAVSDEDVEKIKNVVQQLRADASGDSQVDEVANRLDDAIGVTPQADLEEVLNLANEVMQICRESRNTFVQTAESIVAD, translated from the coding sequence ATGGCTCTAAGCATCGGTATCGGATGCGCGTCGTTGATCTGGATCGCCGCAGCGATTGGATTGGTTCCTGATCCGGCGCTCGAACAGGGCAGAAGTCGAATTGGAACGGCGCGAACCCTTGCGGTGAATGTCGCCACGTATGCCGAAAATCGACGTCAGGTCAATTTGAAGAAGTTGCTTGAACGGACCGTTGAGAGCGACGACAATATCGTTTCAATCGGCGTGCGACGCACCAACAGCGAACAGCACCTGATGACGTTTGGTCCGCATGTCGAGTATTGGAATCTGGATCATCGAAATGATGCCGCGAAACAAATTAGCGTCGAAATTCTCGCCAGTGAACAGCCGTGGGGAGAGCTGGAGATCGTTTTCGCTCCCTATCAGTTTTCCGGCAACATCTTGTGGCTTTCCTTTCCGTTTGGATTGGTCGCGTTTGTGTTCACGGCCAGTTCTCTGTTCGCGTGGGTCATTCTTTCCAAATCCCTGAAGTACCTCAATCCGTCAAATGTCGTTCCCAGTCGTGTTCGTTCAGCCTTGGACACGTTGGCCGAAGGACTTGTTCTACTTGATGGAAACGGAGAGATTGCGCATGCCAATGAGTCGTTCAAAAAAATAACATCATCGATTGGTGAAGACATTCTCGGGCGAAAGATCGGAGACTTCGGCTGGCAAAAGGAAGCCACGGAACTTGATGAAGGCATGCCTTGGGAACTTTGCCTCGAAGACCAGCAACGAGTCGCCCGTCATGTGCTAAGTCTCACGCTTCCTGATTCGACGTTGAAGAAATTCGCTGTCAACGCGACGCCGATCTACAACGGTGAAGAAAAAGTTCGTGGCGTTCTGGTTAGCTTTGATGACGTTACCGCACTTGAAAACAAAAACTCCGAACTGGCCAAAATTATCGGTTCGTTGAGAAGTTCGCGAGACGAAGTCGCTCGTCAGAACGAACGATTGAACTTTCTCGCGTCCTACGATCCATTAACGAAATGCATGAACCGCCGATCATTCTTTGACCAGTTTGAGAAATATTGGAACGATGAGGACTGCAAACTGCTCAACCTGTTGATGTTGGACATTGACTTTTTCAAGAACATCAACGACACGCACGGGCACTCAATCGGTGACGAAGTCCTCGTCCTGATGGGGCATTTGTTGCGGGAGTCCGTTGGTGATCGGGGAATCGTATGTCGCTATGGTGGCGAAGAATTTGTCGTTCTGATCCCGTCAATTACCGTCGATCAGTGCGAGTCGTTTGCGAATGATCTGCGCCAATTGATTGAGCAATCTGAAACCAGCGGTGTGAAGTTTACAGCCAGTCTTGGTTTGTCGTGTCGTCAGTTCATTCCGATGGATGCCCAGCATTTGCTTGATCAGGCGGATGAGAGCCTGTATCTCGCGAAGGGTTCGGGGCGAAATAAAGTCGTACGTTTTGACAAGCGTCTTGAGTACAAGGAGCTGATCGACAAAGCTGCCGTCGCGGAAGCGGAACAGGGCAAGGAGATCCCGTACACCGCGGTTACCGGTTTGCTTTCGGCGCTCTCGTTTCGTTGTCCTCGGACGGCCGAACACTCAATTCGCGTCGCAGACATGTCCGTGATCGTCGGCGAACAGTTGATGAATCGTCGCGAGCTATATCAACTGGAAGTTGCGGCATTGCTGCACGACGTTGGCAAGATCGGAGTTCCCGATTCCATTCTGCACAAGCCTGGTCCATTGACCAAAGAAGAGTGGGTGGTGATGCGAAAGCATGATGACATTGGTGCTGAAATCGTCAGAAGTGCTTTGTCGTCTGAGAAAATTGCTCACTACATCGAATCACATCATCAGGAGTTTTCTGCGGACGATGTCGGCACTGACACCGTGATGTTGATGCCATTGGCATCACGAATTATGACGGTCTGTGACGCCTTCGATGCGATGACCAATGATCGCGTTTATCGTCCCGCCATGTCGGAGGACGAAGCACTGCAGGAGCTGGAAAGAAACTCGCCAGGGCAGTTCGATCCGCAGGTGGTTTCGATCCTGTGCGAGCATGTGCGTTCCGGAGTTCACAAACCAAAATCAGAAGTAGGTCGCCCGGTGTTCAGCACCCAGCAGGCCAACGCAATCGGTGAGCACATCGAAGAGCTCTATGTTGCTGTGAGCGATGAGGACGTTGAAAAGATCAAAAACGTGGTCCAGCAACTTCGCGCCGATGCCAGCGGTGATTCGCAAGTCGACGAAGTTGCGAATCGATTGGACGACGCCATCGGTGTCACGCCACAGGCTGATTTGGAAGAAGTACTGAATCTTGCCAACGAGGTCATGCAGATCTGTCGCGAGTCTCGCAACACGTTCGTTCAGACCGCTGAATCGATCGTCGCTGATTAA